A window from Thalassophryne amazonica chromosome 15, fThaAma1.1, whole genome shotgun sequence encodes these proteins:
- the gtpbp2b gene encoding GTP-binding protein 2b isoform X2, whose protein sequence is MVDLTEPGVLSPGQSRHGPGSGSWNNGKRPSKKSRTRRGKRGRRRRNKKNNRNKTPPPYLPPEAEEGNIEYKLKLVNPTQYRFEHLATQLKWRLQEGCGEAVYQIGVEDNGLLVGLTEADMKASLKTLKRMAEKVGADITLLRERELDFNLVRTTRKIAEVLVRKVPDDQQFLDLRVAVLGNVDSGKSTLLGVLTQGELDNGRGRARLNLFRHLHEIQTGRTSSISFEILGFNSKGEVVNYSESRTAEEICESSSKMITFIDLAGHHKYLKTTIFGLTSYCPDFAMLVVSANTGVAGTTREHLGLAMALKVPIFIVVSKVDLCSAGTVERTVRQLERVLKQPGCNKVPMMVTNPDDAVTAAQQFTQSTSVTPVFAVSSVSGASLDLLKVFLNILPPLSNSKEQEELMQQLTEFQVDEIYSVPDVGTVVGGTLYSGVCREGERLVVGPTDEGRFLRLKVGSIQRNRSACRVLRAGQAATLALGNFDRSLLRKGMVMVSPKMNPNICCQFEAAIVLLFHAKTFRRGSQVTIHVGNVRQTATVECLHGKEELRTGERAVVRFRFIKHPEYLRLGAKLLFREGVTKGIGHVARLLPTSQNHDQNHNQNLNLREDSFFCPPSQERQTRR, encoded by the exons ATGGTGGACCTGACCGAACCCGGCGTCCTGTCCCCCGGGCAGAGCAGACACGGACCGGGCTCCGGGTCCTGGAATAACGGCAAGAGACCGTCGAAAAAGTCACGAACGAGGAGAGGCAAACGAGGCCGGAGGAGACGGAATAAAAAGAATAACCGAAATAAAACCCCGCCGCCGTATCTCCCGCCCGAG GCAGAAGAAGGAAACATTGAGTATAAG CTGAAGCTAGTCAACCCCACTCAGTATCGCTTTGAGCATCTGGCCACCCAGCTGAagtggcgtctgcaggagggctgCGGTGAGGCCGTCTACCAGATCGGCGTGGAAGACAACGGCCTGCTGGTCGGCCTAACGGAGGCTGACATGAAGGCTTCGCTCAAGACCTTAAAGAGGATGGCAGAGAA AGTTGGTGCTGATATCACACTCCTGAGAGAGAGGGAGCTGGACTTCAACTTGGTCAGAACCACACGGAAGATTGCAGAAGTCCTTGTTCGAAAAGTTCCAGATGATCAGCAG TTCCTGGACCTGCGTGTGGCAGTTCTGGGGAACGTGGACTCTGGGAAGTCGACTCTGCTGGGTGTCCTGACTCAGGGGGAGCTGGATAATGGTCGTGGCCGTGCCCGCCTCAACCTCTTCAGGCATCTGCATGAGATCCAGActggaagaacctccagcatcaGCTTTGAGATCCTGGGCTTCAACAGTAAAGGGGAG GTGGTGAACTACAGCGAGTCACGCACGGCGGAGGAGATCTGTGAGAGCTCCTCCAAGATGATCACATTCATCGACCTCGCAGGACACCACAAGTACCTGAAAACCACCATCTTTGGGCTCACAAGTTACTGCCCCGACTTCGCCATGCTGGTAGTGAGCGCCAACACCGGTGTAG CTGGTACCACACGGGAACACCTGGGCCTGGCCATGGCGCTGAAAGTTCCCATCTTCATTGTGGTCAGTAAAGTGGACTTGTGTTCCGCCGGCACTGTGGAGCGAACGGTCCGGCAGCTGGAGCGGGTCCTGAAACAGCCGGGCTGCAACAAGGTGCCCATGATGGTCACCAACCCAGATGATGCTGTTACTGCTGCACAGCAGTTTACACAGTCTACGAG cgtgACTCCGGTGTTTGCCGTGTCCAGTGTCTCTGGAGCAAGTCTGGACCTGCTGAAGGTTTTCCTGAACATTCTTCCTCCGCTGAGTAACAGCAAAGAGCAGGAGGAACTGATGCAGCAGCTCACAGAGTTCCAG GTGGATGAGATCTACTCGGTGCCTGATGTTGGGACTGTGGTTGGGGGAACCCTCTACAG TGGCGTGTGCCGTgagggggagaggctggtggtcGGTCCGACTGACGAGGGTCGTTTTCTGCGTCTGAAGGTCGGCAGCATCCAGAGGAACCGTTCTGCTTGCAGGGTGCTGAGGGCCGGCCAGGCTGCAACGCTGGCACTGGGAAACTTCGACCGCTCCCTTCTacgaaag GGTATGGTCATGGTTAGTCCCAAAATGAACCCCAACATCTGCTGTCAGTTTGAAGCTGCCATCGTCCTACTCTTCCACGCCAAGACCTTCCGCCGGGGGTCACAGGTCACCATACATGTTGGGAACGTCAGACAGACGGCCACTGTGGAGTGTCTTCATGGAAAG GAGGAGCTGCGGACTGGTGAAAGAGCCGTCGTTCGCTTCCGCTTCATCAAACACCCTGAGTACCTCCGACTGGGCGCCAAGCTGCTCTTCAGGGAGGGCGTCACCAAAGGCATCGGCCACGTCGCTCGCCTGCTGCCCACCTCCCAGAACCACGACCAGAACCACAACCAGAACCTGAACCTGAGAGAAGACAGCTTCTTCTGTCCTCCATCTCAGGAGCGGCAGACGCGTCGTTGA
- the gtpbp2b gene encoding GTP-binding protein 2b isoform X1, with amino-acid sequence MVDLTEPGVLSPGQSRHGPGSGSWNNGKRPSKKSRTRRGKRGRRRRNKKNNRNKTPPPYLPPEAEEGNIEYKLKLVNPTQYRFEHLATQLKWRLQEGCGEAVYQIGVEDNGLLVGLTEADMKASLKTLKRMAEKVGADITLLRERELDFNLVRTTRKIAEVLVRKVPDDQQFLDLRVAVLGNVDSGKSTLLGVLTQGELDNGRGRARLNLFRHLHEIQTGRTSSISFEILGFNSKGEVVNYSESRTAEEICESSSKMITFIDLAGHHKYLKTTIFGLTSYCPDFAMLVVSANTGVASLFSACLLCPAGTTREHLGLAMALKVPIFIVVSKVDLCSAGTVERTVRQLERVLKQPGCNKVPMMVTNPDDAVTAAQQFTQSTSVTPVFAVSSVSGASLDLLKVFLNILPPLSNSKEQEELMQQLTEFQVDEIYSVPDVGTVVGGTLYSGVCREGERLVVGPTDEGRFLRLKVGSIQRNRSACRVLRAGQAATLALGNFDRSLLRKGMVMVSPKMNPNICCQFEAAIVLLFHAKTFRRGSQVTIHVGNVRQTATVECLHGKEELRTGERAVVRFRFIKHPEYLRLGAKLLFREGVTKGIGHVARLLPTSQNHDQNHNQNLNLREDSFFCPPSQERQTRR; translated from the exons ATGGTGGACCTGACCGAACCCGGCGTCCTGTCCCCCGGGCAGAGCAGACACGGACCGGGCTCCGGGTCCTGGAATAACGGCAAGAGACCGTCGAAAAAGTCACGAACGAGGAGAGGCAAACGAGGCCGGAGGAGACGGAATAAAAAGAATAACCGAAATAAAACCCCGCCGCCGTATCTCCCGCCCGAG GCAGAAGAAGGAAACATTGAGTATAAG CTGAAGCTAGTCAACCCCACTCAGTATCGCTTTGAGCATCTGGCCACCCAGCTGAagtggcgtctgcaggagggctgCGGTGAGGCCGTCTACCAGATCGGCGTGGAAGACAACGGCCTGCTGGTCGGCCTAACGGAGGCTGACATGAAGGCTTCGCTCAAGACCTTAAAGAGGATGGCAGAGAA AGTTGGTGCTGATATCACACTCCTGAGAGAGAGGGAGCTGGACTTCAACTTGGTCAGAACCACACGGAAGATTGCAGAAGTCCTTGTTCGAAAAGTTCCAGATGATCAGCAG TTCCTGGACCTGCGTGTGGCAGTTCTGGGGAACGTGGACTCTGGGAAGTCGACTCTGCTGGGTGTCCTGACTCAGGGGGAGCTGGATAATGGTCGTGGCCGTGCCCGCCTCAACCTCTTCAGGCATCTGCATGAGATCCAGActggaagaacctccagcatcaGCTTTGAGATCCTGGGCTTCAACAGTAAAGGGGAG GTGGTGAACTACAGCGAGTCACGCACGGCGGAGGAGATCTGTGAGAGCTCCTCCAAGATGATCACATTCATCGACCTCGCAGGACACCACAAGTACCTGAAAACCACCATCTTTGGGCTCACAAGTTACTGCCCCGACTTCGCCATGCTGGTAGTGAGCGCCAACACCGGTGTAG CTAGCCTTTTCTCCGCGTGCCTTCTGTGTCCAGCTGGTACCACACGGGAACACCTGGGCCTGGCCATGGCGCTGAAAGTTCCCATCTTCATTGTGGTCAGTAAAGTGGACTTGTGTTCCGCCGGCACTGTGGAGCGAACGGTCCGGCAGCTGGAGCGGGTCCTGAAACAGCCGGGCTGCAACAAGGTGCCCATGATGGTCACCAACCCAGATGATGCTGTTACTGCTGCACAGCAGTTTACACAGTCTACGAG cgtgACTCCGGTGTTTGCCGTGTCCAGTGTCTCTGGAGCAAGTCTGGACCTGCTGAAGGTTTTCCTGAACATTCTTCCTCCGCTGAGTAACAGCAAAGAGCAGGAGGAACTGATGCAGCAGCTCACAGAGTTCCAG GTGGATGAGATCTACTCGGTGCCTGATGTTGGGACTGTGGTTGGGGGAACCCTCTACAG TGGCGTGTGCCGTgagggggagaggctggtggtcGGTCCGACTGACGAGGGTCGTTTTCTGCGTCTGAAGGTCGGCAGCATCCAGAGGAACCGTTCTGCTTGCAGGGTGCTGAGGGCCGGCCAGGCTGCAACGCTGGCACTGGGAAACTTCGACCGCTCCCTTCTacgaaag GGTATGGTCATGGTTAGTCCCAAAATGAACCCCAACATCTGCTGTCAGTTTGAAGCTGCCATCGTCCTACTCTTCCACGCCAAGACCTTCCGCCGGGGGTCACAGGTCACCATACATGTTGGGAACGTCAGACAGACGGCCACTGTGGAGTGTCTTCATGGAAAG GAGGAGCTGCGGACTGGTGAAAGAGCCGTCGTTCGCTTCCGCTTCATCAAACACCCTGAGTACCTCCGACTGGGCGCCAAGCTGCTCTTCAGGGAGGGCGTCACCAAAGGCATCGGCCACGTCGCTCGCCTGCTGCCCACCTCCCAGAACCACGACCAGAACCACAACCAGAACCTGAACCTGAGAGAAGACAGCTTCTTCTGTCCTCCATCTCAGGAGCGGCAGACGCGTCGTTGA